A region of the Romboutsia hominis genome:
ATATAAGCCATGGAAAAGCTACGATGAAATGTTAAAAGCGCAGAGAGCGTTAAATAAATTTATACATGAGATATACCCAAACTATATAATAAGGGGATATGTACCACCATCTAATATTATAACAGAAGAAGGTATAAAAGCCTTAAAAAAAGGTATACCAAGTATTAATGTTATAGCATCTTTATATGTAGTAAGTAACGATGAACTAGCTTATGAACAAGAGTTTTCAAAAGGAAAAGATGGAATATACAATTTTCCTAGATATAGTTCAGGTTATGATTTTGAAGAATTTGAAAAGTGGATGATATACAATGGCATAACTATAAATGGAGTATTTTCTCACTTTATACATCCAGATGACATATTAGATCCAGAAAGAAATCATGGTATGAGCTGGGAAGAACTTAAAAAGGACTTTGAAAAAATTATGGAGATAGTTTATAAAGACTTTAGATGGTTAGAGGCTGATACTATATCTCAAGGTGTAGAATCCTTAGACACTTATCTAAAAACTAAAAGTGTATTTTCTTATGAAAAAAATAATATAAAAGGATATTCAAAAGATACTTCAAAGAATGATTATTATATACTTAGAAGTGATAAAGAGATAATAAAAACTAAAGGATGTAGTTATAAAAAAATAGATGAAGATATTTACCTTATACATTCAACTAATACTGATTTTAGTATAACAACAGGAGGTAAATAATATGAGGATATGTTTAATCGCAGAAGGAAGCTATCCATATGTAACAGGTGGAGTTTCAAGCTGGATTCAAATGCTAGTTAGTAGTATGAAAGAAATTGAATTTGTAATATATGCAATAAGTGCTAAAAATGATGAAGGTCTTACCTATAAGTATGAAATACCAGATAATGTTGTAGAAATTAAAGATATATACTTAGATATAGACGATAATAAAAAGGTTAAAAGTAAAGTAAAATTTAATCTTACAGATATAGAAAAAGAAGTTATAGGTAAGTTTATAGTAGGTGAATACTTTAACTGGAAAGATTTATTTGACTGCATAAATAGACTTAAAAATGTAAATACAGTGGATATATTAATGAGTGAAGATTTTTTTGATGTAGTAAGCGATATAGCAAGTAAATATTATCCACATATAATATTTAACCATTTCTTTTGGACTATAAGGTCTATGATGATGACTGTATTTGAAGTTCTAAAAAGTGATATACCAAAATGTGATATATATCATAGTGTATCTACTGGATATGCAGGATTAGTGGGAGCTTTAGGGAAATACTACAACAAAGATTCTAAGTTTATATTAACAGAACATGGAATATATACAAGAGAAAGAGAAGAAGAGATAATAAAGGCAGATTGGGTTAAAGGTTACTTTAAAGATAACTGGATAAGGTATTTTTACAATTTATCAAGAGCTGCGTATACTTACAGTGATGAGGTTTATAGTTTATTTGAAAAAAATAAAAAGCTTCAAATAGAATTAGGATGTGATAGGAATAAAATAAAAATTGTTCCAAATGGCGTAAAGCTTGATAGATTTAAAAATATAGATACTAAAAAAGATGATGAAAGTATTATATATATAGGTGCTATAGTAAGGGTAGTACCTATAAAGGATGTAAAAACTATAATACAAGCTTTTGTAAATGCAAATGAAGAAATGAAAAATATTAGGCTATATATTATAGGACCTATGGATGAAGATGAAGACTATACTAAAGAATGTATAGACTTAGTAGAATCGCTAGGTAATAAAAATATATTATTTACAGGAAGAGTAGATATATCAAAATATATAGGTAAAATGGACATGTTACTTCTTGGAAGTATAAGTGAAGGTCAGCCACTATCAGTACTTGAAGGTATGGCAGCTAAAAAGCCTTATATAACTACAGATGTAGGAGCATGTAAGGAGCTTTTATATGGAAATGATGATAACATAGGACACTGTGGAATAGTAGTACCTGTCATGGGATATTCTCAAATGGCAGATGCAATAATAAAGCTAGCAAAAGATGAAAAATTAAGAAAAGAAATGGGCGAAAATGGATATAAAAGAGTATCTACATATTATACGCAAGAACAGTTTATAGAAAACTATAGAAAAATATATGGAGAAATATAAATATGGCAGGAATTGGATTTGAACTTAAAAAGATAATAGACAAAGACGGATACTTTTCTAAAACTAGAACCTATTTTATGTCTTCTTTAATAACCATAGGTCCAATGATCATCTCAATATTGTCATTTTTAATTATGCAAGATATATTAAAAAAAGTTGGAGAAACCTACTTAAATATACAATTGTTTAGCTCTATAATAATATATGCATTTTTTATATCATATATATTATCTAATGGTATAAGTATGTTTATATCAAGATTTGTTTCAGATTGCATATATGAAAAAAAGATAGGATATATATTTGAATCTTTAATAGGAAGTATAATTATATATAGTATAAGTGCATTAATAATAACATCATTATTATTTATAAATTCGACTTTAGATATATATATAAAGTTGGCGACAGTTATGATAACCATAATAATAGGAATAATATGGATAGAAGTGGTATATCTATCAGCTGTAAAAGACTATTTAAAAATAGTTTTAGGGTTTGTAATAGGTATGTTAATTATAACTTTAGGAACAATATTTGGAATAAAGTTTATAAATATGCCTAAGTTATACATAGCACTTTTAGCTACTTTAATAGGGTATATATTTATATCTATAATGTTTATAGGGATAATTTATAGAGCATTTGGATTTGATAGTTTAAAATTATCAAGGTGCATGAAATTTATGGAGAGTTTAGACAAGTATTTTGAACTATTTTTAATAGGAATATTTTTAGCACTAGGTGCATATTCTCATAATCTTATAATTTGGATGACAGATAGCGCCACAGTAGTTGACAATACTTTTAGAGTAGCCTCATTTTATGATGTTCCTAGTTTTTATGCTTTTTTAAGTGTTATACCAGCAGTTGTAATATTTACTGTAAAAGTTGAAACTTTAATATATCCAAAGTATAAAGAATTTTATAACTTTGTAAGAGATACTGGAAGTATCAATGAAATAAAAAGAGCTAAAAAAGAATTGATAGATTGTGTAGTAATGCATATGACTCATATGATAGAGGTACAGTTTATAGGAAGCTTCGCATGTATAGTATTAGGATTTAAGCTACTTCCATATATGGGCTTTTTAAGTGACTCTATTGAGATATTTGGAATATTAACACTAGGAGCACTAGCATATATATGTATGAATTTTCTAATTATAATGTTACTTTATTTTGATGCAAGAAGTGAAAGTTTAAAAATAGCAACAGTATTTTTAATAACTACAATAGTATTATCAACAATTACTGTATTTATTGGGAAAGACTTTTATGGATATGGATTTTTCTTTTCAAGTATAATATCTATGGTATTTGCTTTTAATGAAATAAATAAATTCTTTAATAGGATAGAATATCATATATTCGCAGACCAACCAATGTTTAATATAAAGAAAAAGGGCATATTTAGTAGTATATATGGTCTATTTAATAAAAATAAAGTAGTATAAATAAAATAACCTATAAAGTGGGTAACATAAAGAATCCACTTTATAGGTTATTTTTATAAATATATATTATCTAAGTTTTAATATATTAATTAACAGTTATTTCTCCTAATTTAAAGTAATTAGGTATTATTTCATTATTATTAGCAAATTTAATACTAGGTTTATTATTAGATGGATCTAATATAGATAAAGCTATATTATAATTTCCACTAGATATATGTGAAGGTAATTTTATAGACGTATTAAAGTTTATATTTCCAGGTAACCAAGTTGTGATATCTTCATCAATATTTAAACTATAAATAATATTATTATTTTTGTCTATTAATGAAATATTTACAGGCCATTTATAATAAAAAGGAGCCACACCTTCATTTTTTATATTAATATTAAGTTTAAGATTATCATTAGGATTTAAGTTATTATTAAATTTTACAGTATCTATAACATATCTATACCCTAAGGTTTTTAGTACTTTATCAAAATTATACTGAAATTTCCCTTTTTTATCAGCAGGACAGTTAGGGCCTATATAGGTTATATGAGTATCTTGTATTTGCTTTATAGTATTATCTATAGAAAAATCTTTTAAAAAATTCATTCCAGAGTTACCACTTGCAAATTCACCACCAGAAGGTGCATTTTTCCAAAAATCTTTCATAGAAGGTTGATCAACCTTTGTTAGCCAATCTGTATATCCATCATTTAGCCAAGATATAAATTCTTTTGTAGAATGTTTATTACCAAGCATATCATTAAATAATCCCATATTATTATCTCTAGCTACTTTGAATGGCCTTCTCATTAATAATTTTTTATTATCAAAGTATTTTACATAATGAGAAGCATAAATATTTGCTATTTCTTGTCTAGGAAATGGTATGAAAAAATCATTTGATTGATAAGTATGCCATTCTCCCCAATGACCTATACTACCTAGAGCTACAAATGCTATGTCAGAAGATTTATTGTATCTATTTGATAAAGCTTTTATGGCTTCTTCGTGATACTTGATTAATTTTTTATTTTCATAGTTTGGGCTAAATCCACTACCATAAGATATATTATACCAAGTACCGTCCTTATCAATTTCTTTATACAACCAGTTAGGGATATACATTTTGTTTTCACTGTTAGGTAAGTCCATAACTAGTCTTATTATTATTTTTACATCTTTGCTTTTCCAATAATCAAAGTTATATTTTTTTTCTATATAATCAAAATCGTATACTCCTTTTTTAGGTTCTAGTTCGCTAAAATATATATTTGCATAAACTAGTTTGTGTGGTTGAGTGTAATCTGTATATTGTGCATCAGGTGCCCATCCCATAAAAGGATTATTTAAAACTGCATCTGATTTAGGTGGAGTATATGTATTTTTAGTATTAGTTTTACAAGATACAGCAGTAGTTGATATAAGTATAAGTGACAATGATGTTAAAAGTGCTTTTATGCGTAGATTCATAATTTCCTCCAAATATTAGGTTCTATAGTTTATTATACCTAATATTTAATAAATTTAGGAATATAAAAATAAGAGTTAAATAGCTATAAATATAAAATATGTTGAAGTTTGTTAAAAAAAATACTATCATTAAATTAGCAGGATTTATAATATAAAGTCATAAGGGTTTTAATCTATAATAGATTTGTCTTTATGGCTTTTTGTATTAAAATTAATTTTTTGTTTATCAGAGGTGGAGTATGGAGAATTTAGAGTATTGGAAAAAGGAATGGATTAAAGTAGGTAAAGAATATATTTTAAACAAAAACACAGAAGATAAAAATATAAAGGTTTGGGATGAATCTTCAAAAAATTATGATGAAACAATTTGTAATAATAGAGTTAAGGATGTTATAGAAAATTTAAAATTAAAGGGATATATTAATGAAAATAGTGAGGTATTAGATATTGGCTGTGGTACAGGCTCATATTCTATAGAATTAAGTAAAATATGCAAAAAAGTATATGCACTTGATTATTCAGATTGTATGCTTAATATTTTAAAAGAAAAGATAAAAAGCAATAATATAGATAATATAGAAATTATTAAAGCTAATTGGAATGATATAAACTTAAACAAAGAGAATATGTATAAAAAATTTGACTTAGTAATAAGTAGCTTAAACCCAGGATGTTATAACCCAAATAGTTTATTAAAAATAAATGAAGCTTCAAACAAAAGTTGTTGTTATATAGCAACAGATGGAAAGTCAAAAGATGATGTTTTAGAAAAGGCAGATGAATTCATATTAGGAAAAAGGCTAGAATTTTGTGGAGTAAGTGATATTATATATCCATTTAATATATTATATTTTAGTGGTTATAGACCTAGTATTTTTTATACAGGTACTACTTGGAAATATAAAACAAGTTATGAAGGTTCAGTAAATAAATTAAAAAATAGATATAAAGATTACTTAGATAAGCATGAAATCATAGATAAAATAGAAAAATTTGTTAATAGAGAAATTAAAGATGGTACATTTTATCATGAAAGCAAAGTAACTTTAGGGGTTATTACTTGGGAAGTTATG
Encoded here:
- the pelG gene encoding exopolysaccharide Pel transporter PelG; the encoded protein is MAGIGFELKKIIDKDGYFSKTRTYFMSSLITIGPMIISILSFLIMQDILKKVGETYLNIQLFSSIIIYAFFISYILSNGISMFISRFVSDCIYEKKIGYIFESLIGSIIIYSISALIITSLLFINSTLDIYIKLATVMITIIIGIIWIEVVYLSAVKDYLKIVLGFVIGMLIITLGTIFGIKFINMPKLYIALLATLIGYIFISIMFIGIIYRAFGFDSLKLSRCMKFMESLDKYFELFLIGIFLALGAYSHNLIIWMTDSATVVDNTFRVASFYDVPSFYAFLSVIPAVVIFTVKVETLIYPKYKEFYNFVRDTGSINEIKRAKKELIDCVVMHMTHMIEVQFIGSFACIVLGFKLLPYMGFLSDSIEIFGILTLGALAYICMNFLIIMLLYFDARSESLKIATVFLITTIVLSTITVFIGKDFYGYGFFFSSIISMVFAFNEINKFFNRIEYHIFADQPMFNIKKKGIFSSIYGLFNKNKVV
- a CDS encoding class I SAM-dependent methyltransferase; this translates as MENLEYWKKEWIKVGKEYILNKNTEDKNIKVWDESSKNYDETICNNRVKDVIENLKLKGYINENSEVLDIGCGTGSYSIELSKICKKVYALDYSDCMLNILKEKIKSNNIDNIEIIKANWNDINLNKENMYKKFDLVISSLNPGCYNPNSLLKINEASNKSCCYIATDGKSKDDVLEKADEFILGKRLEFCGVSDIIYPFNILYFSGYRPSIFYTGTTWKYKTSYEGSVNKLKNRYKDYLDKHEIIDKIEKFVNREIKDGTFYHESKVTLGVITWEVM
- a CDS encoding DUF4832 domain-containing protein; translated protein: MNLRIKALLTSLSLILISTTAVSCKTNTKNTYTPPKSDAVLNNPFMGWAPDAQYTDYTQPHKLVYANIYFSELEPKKGVYDFDYIEKKYNFDYWKSKDVKIIIRLVMDLPNSENKMYIPNWLYKEIDKDGTWYNISYGSGFSPNYENKKLIKYHEEAIKALSNRYNKSSDIAFVALGSIGHWGEWHTYQSNDFFIPFPRQEIANIYASHYVKYFDNKKLLMRRPFKVARDNNMGLFNDMLGNKHSTKEFISWLNDGYTDWLTKVDQPSMKDFWKNAPSGGEFASGNSGMNFLKDFSIDNTIKQIQDTHITYIGPNCPADKKGKFQYNFDKVLKTLGYRYVIDTVKFNNNLNPNDNLKLNINIKNEGVAPFYYKWPVNISLIDKNNNIIYSLNIDEDITTWLPGNINFNTSIKLPSHISSGNYNIALSILDPSNNKPSIKFANNNEIIPNYFKLGEITVN
- the pelF gene encoding GT4 family glycosyltransferase PelF, with protein sequence MRICLIAEGSYPYVTGGVSSWIQMLVSSMKEIEFVIYAISAKNDEGLTYKYEIPDNVVEIKDIYLDIDDNKKVKSKVKFNLTDIEKEVIGKFIVGEYFNWKDLFDCINRLKNVNTVDILMSEDFFDVVSDIASKYYPHIIFNHFFWTIRSMMMTVFEVLKSDIPKCDIYHSVSTGYAGLVGALGKYYNKDSKFILTEHGIYTREREEEIIKADWVKGYFKDNWIRYFYNLSRAAYTYSDEVYSLFEKNKKLQIELGCDRNKIKIVPNGVKLDRFKNIDTKKDDESIIYIGAIVRVVPIKDVKTIIQAFVNANEEMKNIRLYIIGPMDEDEDYTKECIDLVESLGNKNILFTGRVDISKYIGKMDMLLLGSISEGQPLSVLEGMAAKKPYITTDVGACKELLYGNDDNIGHCGIVVPVMGYSQMADAIIKLAKDEKLRKEMGENGYKRVSTYYTQEQFIENYRKIYGEI